Proteins encoded together in one Penaeus vannamei isolate JL-2024 chromosome 41, ASM4276789v1, whole genome shotgun sequence window:
- the LOC138860512 gene encoding uncharacterized protein, translating into MPLIQPTPARPHTHATHPAHARTPTHPCHSSSPRPHAHTPMPLIQPTPARPHTHATHPAHARTPTHPCHSSSPHPHAHTPMPLIQPTPARPHTHATHPAHTRTPTSPKPSRPPTQPHWSVF; encoded by the coding sequence atgcCACTCATCcagcccacgcccgcacgcccacacacccatgcCACTCATCcagcccacgcccgcacgcccacacacccatgcCACTCATCcagcccacgcccgcacgcccacacacccatgcCACTCATCcagcccacgcccgcacgcccacacacccatgcCACTCATCcagcccacgcccgcacgcccacacacccatgcCACTCATCCAGCCcacacccgcacgcccacacacccatgcCACTCATCcagcccacgcccgcacgcccacacacccatgcCACTCATCCAGCCCACACCCGCACGCCCACGAGCCCCAAGCCATCAAGGCCGCCCACGCAGCCACACTGGTCCGTCTTTTAA